From the Leucobacter denitrificans genome, one window contains:
- a CDS encoding methylenetetrahydrofolate reductase, producing the protein MSATLLTGSAPTRARFSFEVFPARSGAAALALGNSVQHLSAVGPDFISVTYGANGSNRDASIDLLTYLRNHTDALPLAHFTTVSETREQLKTQIHRIMDAGVHDFLALRGDPPHGLDEQSPEITGSLTSVELTELIAEVRAERPAFTSVGRTAVAAYPNGHPLSRSRSADIDWLIAKQEAGAQLAITQLFFRAEEYLSYVDEARRAGLTIPILPGLMPVSTSAQLRKVASLAGRPAPVELERAMEEAGGFAPELGVEHTIQLARELLAGGAPSIHLYTFNRHEQVLAVLEELKLLEA; encoded by the coding sequence ATGAGCGCAACCCTGCTCACAGGGAGCGCACCAACGCGGGCGCGCTTCTCATTCGAGGTGTTTCCCGCGAGGTCAGGAGCGGCAGCGCTCGCCCTTGGGAACTCGGTGCAGCACCTGTCTGCGGTTGGGCCAGACTTCATCTCGGTGACCTACGGCGCGAACGGCTCAAACCGTGATGCCTCAATCGACCTGCTTACATACCTGCGAAACCACACCGACGCGCTTCCGCTTGCCCATTTCACGACCGTGAGTGAAACACGCGAGCAACTGAAGACCCAGATCCACCGCATCATGGACGCAGGAGTGCACGACTTCCTCGCGCTGCGCGGAGATCCGCCGCACGGCCTCGACGAGCAAAGCCCCGAGATTACGGGGTCGCTCACCTCTGTGGAGCTGACAGAACTTATTGCTGAGGTTCGCGCGGAGCGCCCAGCGTTCACGAGTGTCGGTCGCACTGCCGTGGCTGCCTACCCAAACGGACACCCGCTGTCGCGATCGAGATCTGCAGACATTGACTGGTTGATCGCGAAGCAAGAGGCCGGAGCGCAGCTGGCTATTACACAACTGTTCTTCCGCGCTGAGGAGTATCTTTCGTATGTGGATGAGGCGAGACGCGCGGGTCTCACCATCCCGATACTGCCGGGGCTCATGCCGGTGTCTACAAGCGCGCAGCTTCGAAAGGTTGCCTCTCTCGCGGGGCGACCAGCACCCGTTGAACTGGAGCGGGCGATGGAGGAAGCGGGCGGGTTTGCACCCGAACTCGGAGTCGAACACACAATTCAGCTCGCCCGTGAGTTGCTTGCAGGCGGAGCTCCGTCGATTCACCTCTATACGTTTAACCGCCATGAGCAGGTGTTGGCAGTGCTTGAGGAGCTCAAGCTTCTCGAAGCGTAG
- the lexA gene encoding transcriptional repressor LexA, with translation MSDTASRPAKPLTEKQQAILECIARSVETRGYPPSMREIGDAVGLSSLSSVTHQLSRLELGGYIRRDPNRPRALEILIELASTTSAITDAPITEAQETAYVPLVGQIAAGVPITADQQVEEVVPLPRQLVGDGQLFMLKVVGDSMIDAAICDGDFVVIRQQREAENGDIVAAMLDGEATVKVFRRRDGHTWLLPRNSAFEPILGDHAEVLGKVVAVFRSV, from the coding sequence ATGAGCGATACCGCATCACGCCCCGCGAAGCCCCTGACCGAGAAACAGCAGGCAATTCTCGAGTGCATCGCACGTTCTGTCGAAACCCGTGGCTATCCTCCGAGCATGCGAGAGATCGGTGACGCCGTCGGCCTTTCCTCACTCTCCAGCGTCACGCACCAGCTCTCGAGGCTCGAACTCGGCGGGTACATTCGTCGCGATCCAAATCGACCACGCGCACTCGAAATTCTTATCGAGCTTGCCTCAACCACCAGCGCAATCACCGACGCACCGATCACCGAAGCGCAAGAGACCGCGTACGTGCCACTCGTTGGGCAGATCGCTGCGGGTGTTCCTATTACGGCAGATCAGCAGGTCGAAGAGGTCGTTCCGCTCCCCCGACAGCTTGTCGGCGATGGGCAATTGTTCATGCTCAAGGTCGTTGGCGATTCAATGATTGACGCAGCTATTTGCGACGGTGACTTCGTCGTCATTCGCCAACAGCGCGAGGCAGAGAACGGTGACATTGTCGCCGCGATGCTCGATGGAGAGGCCACGGTGAAAGTGTTCCGACGCCGCGACGGCCATACCTGGCTGCTCCCCCGAAACAGCGCGTTCGAGCCGATACTCGGTGATCATGCAGAAGTGCTTGGCAAGGTTGTCGCGGTATTCCGGTCAGTGTAA
- a CDS encoding LysM peptidoglycan-binding domain-containing protein, producing the protein MTALANVTQIESIRVQAPTTKLRLTRRGRVVFGGLATILVSVALGLAATLGATGAIASNSQNAQEFPYVLALPGDSLWSIATELDPAADPREVVNDIVRLNQMSDSEIQAGEAFAVPLRYADVNRVFPATELEG; encoded by the coding sequence ATGACCGCACTTGCAAACGTCACACAGATCGAGTCGATCCGCGTTCAGGCGCCCACGACCAAGTTGCGACTCACGCGTCGCGGTCGAGTGGTTTTCGGGGGTCTCGCCACGATCCTGGTATCGGTGGCACTCGGCCTCGCTGCAACGCTTGGCGCCACCGGCGCAATTGCGAGCAATTCGCAGAACGCTCAAGAATTTCCTTACGTGCTCGCGTTGCCGGGTGATTCGCTCTGGAGTATCGCTACTGAGCTCGATCCAGCAGCCGATCCGCGTGAGGTAGTGAACGATATCGTTCGGCTGAATCAGATGTCTGACTCAGAGATCCAGGCTGGTGAAGCTTTCGCGGTTCCACTTCGTTACGCAGACGTGAATCGCGTGTTCCCTGCGACAGAACTCGAAGGCTGA
- a CDS encoding histidinol-phosphate transaminase: protein MAELSDLPLRANLVGKTPYGAPQAAVPVSLNVNENTHPLPEAFITEAAAAIAEALRGVNRYPDREFLELRAALADYLDAGLVPEQIWAANGSNEVLQQLLQAFGGPGRTLLSFTPTYSMYPLLADGTDTKWVGVPRNADFTVTPELVVSAIREHNPDIVILCNPNNPTGTTLSAETILAAYDAFDGMLIVDEAYHEFNAGAESAVDLLPGRHRLVVSRTMSKAFAFAGVRLGYLAADAAVIDALRLVRLPYHLSALTQAAAITAIRHSGAMLGTVGEIREQRDRLAAALNELGYTVHPSGSNFLLVGGFADPNAVFETLREQGILIRNLDIPGHLRITAGTESETTAVIEAITALTA from the coding sequence GTGGCTGAACTGAGCGATCTTCCCCTCCGCGCCAATCTTGTTGGCAAGACTCCATACGGTGCACCCCAGGCTGCGGTGCCTGTTTCATTGAACGTCAACGAGAACACTCATCCGCTTCCAGAGGCTTTTATTACTGAAGCAGCTGCCGCAATCGCTGAGGCGCTCAGGGGAGTGAACAGATACCCCGACCGCGAGTTTCTCGAACTGCGTGCGGCCCTGGCGGATTACCTTGACGCGGGTTTGGTCCCAGAGCAGATCTGGGCGGCCAACGGGTCGAATGAAGTGCTCCAGCAACTGCTCCAGGCGTTTGGTGGCCCCGGCAGAACCCTCTTGAGCTTCACTCCGACATATTCGATGTACCCATTACTCGCAGACGGTACAGATACGAAGTGGGTTGGGGTTCCACGAAATGCCGACTTCACGGTGACACCTGAACTTGTCGTCTCCGCGATCCGAGAGCACAACCCAGACATTGTGATCTTGTGTAACCCGAATAATCCGACGGGCACCACGCTCAGCGCTGAAACAATACTTGCTGCCTATGATGCATTCGACGGAATGCTCATTGTCGACGAGGCTTACCACGAGTTCAATGCTGGCGCCGAGAGCGCTGTCGACTTACTGCCTGGCAGGCACCGACTCGTCGTGAGTCGCACGATGAGCAAGGCCTTCGCGTTTGCTGGCGTGCGACTCGGATACCTCGCTGCTGACGCAGCTGTGATCGATGCGCTGAGACTCGTGCGGCTGCCGTACCATCTCTCTGCGCTCACCCAAGCTGCCGCAATTACAGCAATCCGTCACTCTGGCGCGATGCTTGGCACGGTCGGTGAGATCCGCGAACAACGAGATCGTCTTGCGGCAGCATTGAACGAACTTGGTTACACAGTTCACCCTTCGGGCTCAAACTTCTTACTCGTTGGCGGCTTCGCCGATCCAAACGCGGTGTTCGAGACGCTTCGCGAGCAGGGCATTCTCATTCGAAACCTCGATATTCCGGGGCACCTGCGCATCACTGCTGGTACCGAGTCAGAGACGACCGCAGTGATCGAGGCGATCACTGCGCTTACCGCCTAA
- the hisB gene encoding imidazoleglycerol-phosphate dehydratase HisB, which translates to MTEGARIVTRTRSTSESSIEITLNLDGTGESTIETGVPFFDHMLTAFARHSLVDLNVSAQGDTHIDIHHTVEDTGILLGQAILEALGDKSGISRYGDALVPLDEALAQAVIDISGRPYLVHSGEPTGFEYHLIGGHYTGSMVRHFFEALTLNARLTVHLRLIEGRDPHHIAEAEFKAFARAFRQAKAQDPLVTGVPSTKGAL; encoded by the coding sequence ATGACTGAAGGTGCCCGCATCGTGACCCGCACACGCTCGACGAGCGAATCCTCGATTGAAATCACCCTGAACCTTGATGGCACGGGTGAGTCGACCATTGAGACTGGCGTTCCGTTTTTTGACCATATGCTCACCGCATTCGCGCGGCACTCGCTCGTTGACCTGAACGTCAGCGCTCAGGGCGACACTCACATCGACATTCACCACACCGTCGAGGACACGGGAATTCTGCTCGGCCAAGCGATTCTCGAAGCGCTCGGCGACAAGAGCGGCATCTCGCGGTACGGCGACGCCCTCGTGCCACTCGATGAAGCACTCGCGCAAGCAGTGATCGACATCTCTGGCCGCCCCTATCTTGTGCACTCTGGTGAGCCGACGGGCTTCGAGTACCACTTGATTGGTGGTCACTACACGGGCTCGATGGTGCGTCACTTCTTTGAGGCGCTTACCTTGAATGCTCGCCTGACCGTTCACCTGCGTCTCATTGAGGGCCGAGATCCACACCACATTGCAGAGGCAGAGTTCAAAGCCTTTGCTCGCGCATTCCGCCAGGCGAAGGCACAAGACCCGCTCGTCACCGGAGTTCCCTCCACCAAGGGAGCCCTGTGA
- the hisH gene encoding imidazole glycerol phosphate synthase subunit HisH, with protein sequence MNGADAPRVVVLNYGSGNIHSAAKALARAGAAVEVTGDADRAMEADGLFVPGVGAFDAVMQQLQAIRGDQIIDRRLAGGRPVMGICVGQQIMFERGIERGVETEGLGEWPGVVHQLDAPVLPHMGWNTVTPPQDSVLFRGIERERFYFVHSNAATEWTLEGRTAATMPRVTWAEYGEPFIAAVENGPLCSTQFHPEKSGEAGIQLLRNWIASL encoded by the coding sequence GTGAATGGAGCCGATGCACCTCGGGTAGTGGTGCTCAACTATGGCTCAGGCAACATCCACTCGGCCGCCAAAGCGCTCGCTCGCGCCGGAGCTGCGGTAGAAGTCACGGGTGACGCAGACAGGGCAATGGAAGCAGACGGCTTGTTTGTTCCTGGTGTTGGAGCATTTGATGCCGTGATGCAGCAGCTGCAAGCGATTCGTGGTGATCAGATTATTGATCGCCGGCTGGCGGGCGGTCGGCCCGTTATGGGAATTTGCGTTGGCCAGCAGATCATGTTCGAACGGGGAATTGAGCGTGGCGTCGAGACCGAGGGTCTCGGGGAGTGGCCGGGTGTCGTTCATCAACTCGATGCACCGGTGCTGCCCCATATGGGCTGGAACACGGTGACGCCACCGCAGGATTCAGTGCTCTTTAGAGGCATTGAACGTGAGCGGTTCTACTTTGTGCACAGCAACGCGGCTACTGAATGGACACTTGAGGGTCGCACGGCTGCGACCATGCCCCGGGTAACCTGGGCCGAGTATGGCGAGCCCTTTATTGCGGCCGTCGAAAATGGTCCATTGTGTTCAACCCAGTTTCACCCAGAAAAATCAGGCGAGGCCGGAATCCAGCTGCTCCGCAACTGGATCGCGTCGCTCTAG
- the priA gene encoding bifunctional 1-(5-phosphoribosyl)-5-((5-phosphoribosylamino)methylideneamino)imidazole-4-carboxamide isomerase/phosphoribosylanthranilate isomerase PriA gives MTELASRPKLQLLPAIDMVDGKAVRLTQGEAGTETNYGSPVDAALDWVEQGAEWIHLVDLDAAFGRGSNVDVAKKIISRAGKQVNIEFSGGIRDDRSLEHALEMGAKRVNLGTAALENPEWTRAVIARFGEQIAVGLDVRGETLAARGWTEEGGNLWEVLERLEAAGCPRYVVTDVTKDGTMRGPNIDLLTKVAARTDKPVIASGGISSLDDLAALRDIVSHGIEGAIVGKALYDGAFTLAAALDVAGR, from the coding sequence ATGACAGAGCTCGCCTCACGGCCAAAATTGCAGCTTCTTCCCGCGATCGACATGGTCGACGGCAAGGCGGTGCGCCTGACCCAGGGCGAGGCCGGCACCGAAACGAATTACGGCAGCCCCGTCGACGCCGCGCTTGATTGGGTTGAGCAGGGCGCTGAGTGGATCCACTTGGTCGACCTCGACGCCGCGTTTGGGCGGGGGAGTAACGTCGACGTCGCGAAGAAGATCATTTCGCGCGCCGGCAAACAAGTCAACATTGAGTTCTCTGGTGGAATTCGCGACGACCGGAGCCTTGAACACGCCCTTGAGATGGGCGCAAAGCGCGTGAACTTGGGAACCGCAGCGCTTGAGAATCCTGAATGGACCCGTGCTGTTATCGCTCGGTTCGGAGAGCAGATTGCAGTCGGACTCGATGTGCGCGGAGAAACGCTTGCTGCGCGCGGGTGGACTGAGGAGGGCGGAAACCTCTGGGAGGTGCTCGAGCGCCTCGAAGCCGCTGGATGCCCGCGATACGTCGTCACAGATGTCACCAAAGACGGAACAATGCGCGGGCCGAATATTGACCTGCTCACGAAGGTTGCAGCACGCACTGACAAGCCTGTCATAGCCTCCGGAGGCATCTCGAGCCTAGACGACCTTGCTGCGCTGAGAGACATTGTTTCGCACGGCATCGAGGGTGCGATCGTCGGCAAGGCGCTATACGACGGGGCATTTACCTTGGCGGCAGCCCTTGATGTAGCGGGTCGGTAA
- a CDS encoding SseB family protein, with amino-acid sequence MAIKKLPSTGDTPRNTGVPESLVPGGEADSAGFPWAGRTFDHHETAFAGDDGDTPAALAAAVRDMREAAAQYREAQNQLSIERLAATRSTVLLELSQSRVLVPLLAEAGDIGETPDGKIVEKTQELSIVTVEGPDGRRVMPVFSSTEAMRNWNPESRPIPVPAPQAALAAAQEGTDLIIVDPGMADSQFGVRRTELQAVALGEPRVPAWADPEVRTAFLAGASGESQVSALALLPGDPDGTLTAAETDVYLIVEAGLDREQLTELLSRLQVNWANSALIAERVDSMRFVPRAQ; translated from the coding sequence ATGGCGATCAAGAAGCTACCCTCGACGGGTGACACGCCACGCAACACTGGTGTGCCCGAAAGCCTCGTGCCTGGCGGCGAGGCCGATTCCGCGGGGTTTCCCTGGGCTGGCAGAACGTTTGACCATCACGAGACGGCCTTTGCGGGAGACGATGGAGATACCCCGGCGGCGCTCGCGGCTGCGGTTCGTGACATGCGTGAGGCGGCGGCTCAGTACCGTGAGGCTCAGAACCAATTAAGCATTGAGCGGCTCGCGGCAACACGATCCACAGTGCTCCTTGAGCTCTCACAATCTCGGGTGCTCGTTCCGCTGCTTGCAGAAGCGGGAGACATCGGTGAGACGCCTGATGGCAAGATTGTCGAAAAGACCCAGGAGCTTTCGATCGTAACTGTTGAGGGCCCAGACGGCAGGCGTGTTATGCCGGTCTTCTCCTCGACCGAAGCAATGCGAAATTGGAACCCAGAGTCACGTCCGATTCCGGTGCCTGCGCCACAGGCCGCGCTGGCCGCTGCGCAAGAGGGCACCGATCTCATTATTGTGGATCCGGGAATGGCAGACTCTCAGTTCGGTGTTCGCCGCACTGAGTTACAGGCGGTCGCGCTCGGTGAGCCGCGCGTTCCTGCGTGGGCAGATCCCGAGGTGCGCACCGCGTTCCTTGCGGGCGCCTCAGGTGAGAGCCAGGTGAGTGCTCTCGCACTGTTGCCCGGGGATCCCGATGGCACGCTCACGGCCGCCGAGACAGATGTCTATCTCATTGTCGAGGCCGGGCTCGATCGAGAGCAGCTCACCGAACTGCTTTCACGGCTCCAGGTCAATTGGGCGAATAGTGCGCTCATTGCCGAACGAGTCGACTCGATGCGGTTCGTGCCCAGAGCTCAGTAG
- a CDS encoding sodium-dependent transporter, with the protein MSTAKPAAPPARAEWTGQVGFILSAVGSAVGLGNIWRFPGVAYENGGGAFLIPYIVALLTAGIPILFLDYAIGHRYRGSAPLALRRIAGKLGEGIGWFQVMICVFIAIYYTAVLAWASSYFVYSFDIRWGDDATGFFVNEYLQLADAPFTLHFVPSVLIPLVIMWIVTLIVLGAGVVKGVQRMNVIGIPLLVVGFLALVIRALFLPGAVDGLNALFTPDFSALLIPGVWVAAYSQIFFSLSVAFGIMLTYSSYRRRKSNLTTPGLVVAFSNSSFEILAGVGVFATLGFFAHQQGIGVGDLEGLTGVGLAFMTFPAIVSEMPGGPIFGMLFFGSLAIAGLTSMISIMEVILAAIMDKFGLTRLQATYRIGGVLAVISIVLFGTTSGLTALDTIDNWANNIGIVSSAVAMTITVLWIRGSGRMLAGHLSALSTFKVGRTWLFFVSILGPVVLGYMLVATIIGLIAEPYGGYSAGYLLIVGWGSVVLMIGGSLILTSRRWRYNPDNFEPWPQVNAASRQGGAK; encoded by the coding sequence ATGAGCACCGCGAAACCAGCTGCCCCTCCAGCCCGCGCCGAATGGACAGGGCAAGTCGGGTTCATTCTTTCAGCAGTCGGGTCCGCTGTCGGGCTCGGCAATATCTGGCGTTTCCCCGGCGTCGCGTACGAGAACGGTGGCGGCGCGTTCCTCATTCCGTACATCGTTGCCCTGCTTACCGCTGGCATTCCGATCCTGTTTCTCGACTACGCAATCGGTCACCGCTACCGCGGCTCGGCCCCACTCGCGCTTCGCCGAATCGCAGGAAAGCTGGGTGAGGGAATCGGGTGGTTCCAGGTGATGATCTGCGTGTTTATCGCGATCTATTACACTGCGGTGCTCGCGTGGGCCTCAAGCTACTTTGTGTACTCATTCGATATCAGGTGGGGTGACGATGCCACCGGATTCTTCGTGAATGAGTATCTACAGCTCGCCGACGCGCCGTTCACTCTGCACTTCGTGCCGTCGGTGCTTATCCCACTTGTCATTATGTGGATCGTCACCCTCATTGTGCTCGGCGCTGGAGTGGTAAAGGGCGTGCAGCGCATGAATGTCATCGGCATTCCGCTGCTCGTGGTCGGGTTTCTCGCCCTCGTGATTCGCGCACTCTTCCTTCCGGGGGCAGTGGATGGACTCAACGCACTCTTTACTCCAGACTTCTCGGCGCTCCTAATTCCCGGAGTGTGGGTAGCCGCGTACAGCCAGATCTTCTTCTCGCTTTCGGTCGCATTTGGCATCATGCTCACCTATTCGTCGTACCGCAGGCGCAAGTCGAACCTGACGACCCCTGGACTCGTCGTTGCGTTTAGCAACTCGTCATTCGAGATCCTTGCAGGAGTCGGCGTGTTTGCGACACTCGGTTTCTTTGCGCATCAGCAGGGTATCGGGGTGGGGGACCTAGAAGGCCTTACGGGTGTGGGTCTTGCATTCATGACGTTCCCCGCAATTGTCTCTGAAATGCCGGGCGGCCCAATCTTCGGCATGCTGTTCTTTGGGTCACTTGCGATTGCAGGCCTCACTTCTATGATCTCGATTATGGAGGTGATCCTTGCCGCGATCATGGACAAGTTCGGACTCACACGACTCCAAGCGACTTATCGCATTGGCGGAGTACTCGCAGTGATCTCAATTGTGCTGTTTGGCACCACTTCGGGCCTCACCGCTCTCGACACGATCGACAACTGGGCAAACAATATTGGAATCGTCTCGTCGGCAGTGGCGATGACAATTACGGTGTTGTGGATTCGCGGTTCAGGGCGCATGCTCGCTGGGCACCTCAGTGCACTATCGACGTTTAAAGTCGGAAGAACGTGGCTGTTCTTCGTGTCGATCCTTGGGCCCGTAGTGCTCGGATACATGCTTGTCGCGACCATTATCGGTTTGATTGCAGAGCCGTACGGCGGCTACTCAGCGGGCTACCTGCTCATTGTTGGCTGGGGCTCGGTCGTTTTGATGATTGGTGGATCGCTGATCCTCACCAGTCGCCGTTGGCGCTACAACCCAGATAATTTTGAACCGTGGCCGCAGGTCAATGCTGCGTCGCGGCAGGGAGGTGCAAAATGA
- a CDS encoding MetS family NSS transporter small subunit: MTPIAIVFLVIALIIIWGGMFASIIMLSRKSEIDVYPGGGKDVFGD; encoded by the coding sequence ATGACCCCGATCGCGATTGTCTTTCTCGTGATAGCGCTCATCATCATCTGGGGCGGAATGTTCGCGAGCATCATTATGCTGAGTCGTAAAAGCGAAATTGACGTCTATCCAGGCGGAGGCAAAGACGTCTTCGGGGATTAG
- a CDS encoding branched-chain amino acid transporter permease: MSETMYLIAAIAFGGLITLGLRALPFAMLAKLRKSKLVKSLGEWMPAGIILILAVVVLVGEFQVRGSNWWMVLVATAVTVAVHLTCRRRVLLSVAAGTACYVLLVNFF; this comes from the coding sequence ATGAGTGAAACGATGTACCTCATTGCTGCGATTGCCTTCGGCGGATTGATCACCCTCGGTCTTCGCGCGCTCCCGTTTGCCATGCTTGCAAAGCTTCGCAAGTCGAAACTTGTGAAGTCCCTCGGTGAGTGGATGCCCGCTGGCATCATCCTCATCCTCGCAGTGGTGGTACTCGTTGGAGAGTTCCAGGTTCGAGGCTCTAATTGGTGGATGGTGCTCGTAGCCACCGCAGTCACCGTGGCAGTGCATCTCACCTGCCGGCGACGGGTGCTGCTCAGCGTCGCAGCCGGTACCGCCTGCTACGTACTGCTCGTCAACTTCTTCTGA
- a CDS encoding AzlC family ABC transporter permease, protein MTEKAPVKQEVRSGITDSLSVGIAIFPLGIALGILVVQAGLPLWVAPALSIGIFAGSVELLLVSMLASTVPLVTIAVTVFALNFRHVFYAFSFPLNQVRKGLPRAYSVYALIDEAYVTYSLMNRASLTSARILTGQLMMQAYWVGGGLIGITIASALDEPIHGFEFALAATFIVMTLDAIRSKRELPSAILAGLSVSVALVLYPANAMLAALLIFAVLLATRYAIAAARTRTGDHA, encoded by the coding sequence ATGACTGAGAAAGCTCCTGTGAAGCAGGAGGTGCGATCAGGCATCACCGATTCCTTGAGCGTCGGCATCGCTATTTTTCCACTCGGAATAGCACTCGGCATTCTTGTCGTGCAGGCAGGCCTTCCGCTGTGGGTCGCGCCCGCGCTCTCGATTGGTATTTTTGCTGGATCGGTCGAGCTCCTGCTCGTCAGCATGCTTGCAAGCACAGTGCCGCTTGTGACTATTGCAGTCACGGTCTTTGCGCTCAACTTCAGGCACGTGTTCTACGCCTTCTCGTTTCCGCTTAACCAGGTACGGAAGGGACTGCCCCGCGCCTACTCGGTGTACGCGCTCATCGATGAGGCCTACGTGACGTACTCACTGATGAACCGGGCTTCGCTCACTTCTGCACGCATACTCACGGGCCAGCTCATGATGCAGGCATACTGGGTTGGCGGCGGGCTCATCGGCATCACGATCGCGTCAGCGCTCGACGAGCCAATCCATGGATTCGAGTTTGCGCTTGCTGCAACCTTCATAGTTATGACGCTTGATGCGATTCGGTCAAAACGAGAGCTCCCATCCGCGATACTTGCGGGGCTCTCGGTGTCAGTTGCTCTCGTACTGTACCCGGCAAACGCGATGCTTGCTGCGCTGCTTATATTCGCTGTGCTTCTCGCAACGAGGTATGCCATTGCTGCAGCACGAACACGAACAGGTGATCACGCATGA
- a CDS encoding DUF1844 domain-containing protein — MSDQYALPTNDESDVAQATRDIADVAAVEVITTAAVHLMSAAAVKVGLADDPENQIDLDEARKLINALAGLITAGAPDISDMHARSLRDGLRSVQLAFREASPIPDAIGQGPGEKYTGPVN; from the coding sequence ATGAGCGATCAATACGCACTTCCGACGAACGACGAGTCAGACGTTGCACAGGCAACACGAGACATCGCTGATGTCGCTGCGGTTGAGGTGATTACCACTGCAGCCGTGCACCTTATGAGTGCCGCAGCGGTCAAGGTCGGCCTTGCCGACGATCCAGAAAATCAAATCGACCTCGATGAGGCACGCAAGCTCATCAACGCCCTCGCGGGACTCATCACTGCAGGCGCTCCTGACATCAGCGACATGCATGCACGTAGCTTGCGTGACGGTCTGCGTTCGGTTCAGCTCGCATTCCGCGAGGCGTCGCCAATCCCAGACGCTATTGGCCAGGGCCCTGGCGAGAAGTACACAGGTCCGGTGAACTAG
- the infC gene encoding translation initiation factor IF-3 produces MSEPRTNDRIRVSEVRLVGPSGEQVGVVPIDTALRLAAEADLDLVEVAPNSKPPVAKIMDFGKYKYEAAQKAKEARRNQANTVLKEVRFRLKIDKHDYETKLKRAIGFLSQGDKVKAMILFRGREQSRPEQGVRLLQQFAEDIVEYGTVESNPRIDGRNMVMVIAPVKNKSEAKAEQNARRAEEKANRRADKPSQSAD; encoded by the coding sequence ATCAGCGAGCCCCGTACGAATGACCGAATTCGCGTTTCCGAAGTGCGACTGGTTGGACCCAGTGGCGAGCAGGTCGGAGTCGTGCCGATCGATACTGCCCTGCGCCTAGCAGCGGAGGCGGATCTTGATCTCGTCGAGGTTGCCCCGAACTCGAAGCCGCCCGTGGCGAAAATCATGGACTTCGGCAAGTACAAGTACGAGGCGGCTCAGAAGGCGAAGGAAGCCCGTCGTAATCAGGCGAACACCGTACTCAAAGAGGTACGTTTCCGCCTGAAGATCGATAAGCATGACTACGAAACCAAGCTGAAGCGCGCGATCGGCTTCCTGTCGCAGGGCGACAAAGTGAAGGCGATGATCCTCTTCCGTGGCCGCGAGCAGTCACGCCCCGAGCAGGGTGTGCGCTTGCTCCAGCAGTTCGCCGAAGACATTGTCGAGTACGGCACCGTCGAGTCGAATCCCCGCATCGACGGCCGCAACATGGTGATGGTGATTGCACCTGTGAAGAACAAATCCGAGGCAAAGGCAGAGCAGAATGCTCGGCGCGCCGAGGAGAAGGCCAACAGGCGGGCTGACAAGCCAAGCCAGTCGGCTGACTAA
- the rpmI gene encoding 50S ribosomal protein L35: MPKQKTHSGAKKRFKLTGSGKLMKQQAGMRHNLEVKSSRRKRRLNAEQVLAKGDAKQAMKLLGH, from the coding sequence ATGCCAAAGCAGAAGACCCATTCGGGGGCCAAGAAGCGCTTCAAGCTCACCGGCTCCGGCAAGCTGATGAAGCAGCAGGCCGGCATGCGCCACAATCTCGAGGTGAAGTCCTCACGCCGCAAGCGTCGTCTGAACGCTGAGCAGGTGCTCGCTAAGGGCGACGCCAAGCAGGCAATGAAGCTCCTCGGTCACTAA